CGGGTGGCTCTTCACGCGGCCAGTGCACTGATCTTGACCAGGTTGTGGGCGAAGATGCCGTGTCCGCACCAGGTCCGGGTACCGTCGATACCGGTGAGTTCGGTGCGGTTCCAGCCGTAGCTGCGTTTGAGGTGGTTGATTCGTCCTGCGGATCCGGTGCGCCATTTGAC
The Streptosporangiales bacterium DNA segment above includes these coding regions:
- a CDS encoding ISNCY family transposase, yielding VKWRTGSAGRINHLKRSYGWNRTELTGIDGTRTWCGHGIFAHNLVKISALAA